Proteins co-encoded in one Ignavibacteria bacterium genomic window:
- a CDS encoding SLBB domain-containing protein, whose product MRFTKLLFFLLVFSTTFIIKAQDVKVGRDATIRQTGGAFYDYSDPDRINITVSALGYVKFPGKYLVPEGTTVLDLLAFAGGPTTDALLEQIALFRFANSDTAAFPPPKNAKDSSLISSTGNRVLELNYNSLLWEDHIRPVDTIPRLQPGDILLLKGEPRFFFRDYLSIALQVLSAAISLTILILNITRN is encoded by the coding sequence ATGAGGTTTACCAAATTACTGTTCTTTCTTCTGGTTTTTAGCACAACATTTATTATTAAAGCACAGGATGTGAAAGTTGGAAGGGATGCTACCATAAGGCAAACAGGTGGTGCGTTCTATGATTATTCAGATCCCGACAGAATAAATATTACAGTCTCTGCCCTCGGATATGTAAAGTTTCCGGGTAAATATCTTGTCCCCGAAGGAACAACGGTGCTTGACCTGCTTGCGTTTGCCGGTGGTCCTACCACAGATGCATTGCTTGAGCAGATAGCATTGTTTAGATTCGCCAACAGTGATACCGCCGCATTTCCACCACCTAAAAATGCAAAAGACAGTTCGTTAATTTCCAGCACCGGTAACAGGGTTCTCGAACTGAATTACAATTCCCTCCTTTGGGAGGATCATATCCGTCCCGTGGATACCATCCCGAGACTTCAACCGGGCGATATTCTTCTTTTGAAGGGTGAGCCAAGATTTTTCTTTAGAGATTATCTCTCTATAGCACTGCAGGTTCTATCTGCTGCTATATCATTAACTATTTTAATCCTGAATATTACACGAAATTAG
- a CDS encoding polysaccharide biosynthesis tyrosine autokinase, producing MDTEFNNSQFQETKSIVDYLQLIRGNLLPILIITAVSFIFALVYAINAVDIYNSTTLVKINKNSGNILESNPLLQPFGSEDRFISNEIEVIKSYTLRERVASALIDSFNNAQKKDTFSVLLTSDRLDQSKKKLMTKEQLAITLSSLVTVEQKRGLDFVILSASSPSPYEAALIANTYSSEYRNLNLMFNRDQLVVIKNYLDQQRGEKLEALNQAEDMLKTFQESGGIIALDNQASNLISQISTLEASKGMYEIELKSTQNAIESYKAKLAKLDPDALDYLAQYEVKGYFDQLQTEIAKLEIQKLLVVGNEKDPKNARALKEIDVKINLLKDKLNEKVETFQKSAVANTPEEYKTVALKLLELDIQEKGLTFSIAQVTSQLAQYEGKFGTLPRSAIELAKLTRTREGLEKLYTLIEQRFQEAVINEQSQPGNVVVIEVARVMTSPAKPNRTLIVIIGIVLGLVVSISYVFVRDYFDKTVKTPDQLTKLGFNVLSWIPRIEGIDATKGSSNEFIVFSKPDSIPAEAFRALRTRLQFTTPDAAKMKVILVTSSAPTEGKTIIATNLAGSFSQINKKVLLVDCDLRKPRVHNVFNMNRHPGLVDYLFSHNTLDEIIRTTEMPNLDFIPCGTIPPNPAELMESEAMLNFLNELRGRYDFIILDTPPVIAVTDSEILSRYVDGSILVVSADTTEMELLRRAGEIMRQGTHHFIGAVLNNFVYKSSYGSYYKYYYYYSRSTKTGENA from the coding sequence TTGGATACAGAATTCAACAATTCGCAATTCCAGGAAACGAAATCAATTGTAGATTATCTTCAATTGATCAGGGGAAACCTGCTCCCTATACTTATTATTACTGCTGTTTCCTTCATTTTTGCCCTGGTTTACGCAATAAATGCGGTTGATATCTACAATTCTACAACACTTGTAAAAATCAATAAAAACTCCGGTAATATTCTTGAATCGAACCCGCTTCTTCAACCATTTGGTTCAGAGGATAGATTCATCTCAAATGAAATTGAGGTCATTAAAAGTTATACTCTAAGAGAAAGAGTGGCCTCCGCACTTATTGATTCATTCAATAATGCGCAGAAAAAAGACACTTTCTCTGTTCTTTTGACCAGTGACAGACTCGACCAGAGCAAGAAAAAACTGATGACCAAAGAACAACTCGCAATTACTCTCTCAAGTCTCGTGACTGTTGAACAAAAAAGAGGCCTGGATTTTGTAATTCTTTCGGCGAGTTCACCTTCACCATATGAAGCGGCTCTGATAGCCAATACATATTCTTCCGAGTACCGCAACCTAAACCTGATGTTCAATCGTGACCAGCTTGTTGTAATCAAAAATTACCTTGATCAACAGCGGGGTGAAAAGCTTGAGGCTTTGAATCAGGCTGAGGATATGTTAAAGACTTTTCAGGAGAGCGGGGGAATTATAGCCCTCGACAATCAGGCTTCCAATCTGATTTCACAGATTTCCACTCTTGAAGCCAGCAAGGGGATGTATGAAATAGAGTTGAAATCGACTCAAAATGCAATCGAATCATACAAAGCCAAACTTGCAAAGCTTGATCCTGATGCACTTGATTACCTCGCACAATATGAGGTAAAAGGTTATTTTGACCAACTCCAGACAGAAATTGCCAAACTGGAGATTCAGAAATTACTTGTTGTTGGCAATGAAAAAGATCCCAAGAATGCCAGAGCTCTGAAAGAGATTGATGTCAAAATCAATCTTCTTAAAGATAAGCTTAATGAAAAAGTAGAAACCTTCCAGAAAAGCGCGGTGGCAAACACACCTGAAGAATACAAAACAGTTGCATTAAAGCTTTTGGAATTGGATATTCAGGAAAAGGGACTGACCTTTTCGATAGCCCAAGTCACAAGCCAGTTGGCACAGTATGAAGGAAAATTTGGGACACTTCCAAGAAGTGCCATAGAACTTGCAAAGCTTACAAGAACCCGTGAAGGGCTTGAAAAACTTTACACGCTGATCGAACAGAGATTTCAGGAAGCCGTCATAAATGAACAGTCGCAACCAGGTAATGTGGTAGTGATTGAAGTTGCAAGGGTGATGACTTCACCTGCCAAACCAAACCGTACCCTGATTGTTATCATCGGTATTGTGTTGGGTCTCGTTGTATCAATTTCATATGTATTTGTGAGAGATTACTTCGACAAGACCGTAAAAACTCCTGATCAACTCACAAAACTTGGCTTCAATGTACTTTCATGGATTCCGAGAATTGAGGGTATTGATGCAACGAAGGGAAGTTCGAACGAGTTTATTGTATTCTCAAAACCTGACTCAATTCCTGCCGAAGCATTCAGAGCACTCAGGACCCGTTTGCAATTTACCACTCCTGATGCTGCCAAGATGAAAGTAATTCTTGTAACCTCATCAGCTCCTACTGAAGGTAAAACAATCATTGCAACAAACCTTGCAGGAAGCTTTTCACAGATCAACAAAAAAGTACTTTTGGTTGACTGCGATTTAAGAAAACCCAGAGTTCATAATGTTTTCAATATGAACAGACACCCCGGTTTGGTTGATTATCTGTTCAGCCATAACACTTTGGATGAGATTATCCGTACAACTGAAATGCCTAATCTGGATTTCATTCCCTGCGGTACCATTCCTCCAAATCCGGCGGAGTTGATGGAATCAGAAGCGATGCTAAACTTCCTGAATGAGTTAAGAGGCAGGTATGACTTCATAATCCTGGATACTCCACCTGTAATAGCCGTAACAGATTCCGAGATTCTGTCAAGATATGTTGACGGATCAATTTTGGTTGTTTCAGCCGATACTACTGAGATGGAACTCTTGAGAAGAGCCGGTGAGATTATGAGACAGGGTACACATCACTTTATTGGTGCAGTACTTAATAATTTTGTCTATAAGAGCTCCTATGGTTCATACTACAAATATTACTATTACTACTCACGCTCGACTAAAACCGGAGAAAACGCATAG